Part of the Ruegeria sp. THAF33 genome, CCAGTCCGAGGCCGGACCACGACTTAAGTATGTGAAGCTTCACGGATTTGATGGTATTTCCCGAAGGATCCGTCGCCAAAACTGGCCAGCCGAGACTGTCAGGGGAAGGCTGGCCTGATCGGCGCGAACACCCCGTTTTGCGGGTACCGCTTTTCAGTTTGCGTTCAGCAAAAACGATCTGAACTCTTTGAAGGCGGGGGATCTGCTGAAAGAGGGTGTGAATTTGGCCACCATTGCGCGGGGAAGCTTCAACGAGGCCGAAAACGGGCGAACCAGATCGCCATTGTCCAGCAATTTCTGAACCAGAACTTCGTGCGCCATCAACACGCCACCGCCATGACGCGCCTCTTCCAGCGCGACGGAATACAACGAGTGCACGGTTCCCGTCTTCGGTACACGTGCGCCATCTGGTTGGCTGTTCAGCCAATTGTCCCAATCATTTGCCCATGCCCCGTCATGGAGAAGGGTTTCCTGCGAAAGATCTGAAACAGATTTCAATCTGTCCGCGACCGAGGGCGCGCAAACCGGGAAAATCACATCTTCGGCTATTTTGATTTCGTTGATTCCGATCGTTTCACCGGAAAAGAACAAAGTCATGTCAAATGGTTCACGCGCAAGGTTTGGCGGCGTTTCAAGGGCCACAACAGACACGGACAAATCCGGGGCAATTTGCCTGAGCGTTCCAAGTCTGGGCGCCAGCCACAATTGCGCGATCGACGGCAGCGCGGCGACCTTGACCTTGCGCGGCAGGGCCTTGGTTCGAAGTTCCTGCACGGCCATTCCCAATTGATCAAACGCCTGGGTGAACCCGGGCAAAAGCTCTTCGGCGAGCGCCGTCATCTCGACCCCGCGGGCATTTCGGACAAAAAGTTGGGTGCCGGCCCAGGCTTCAAGGGCCTTGACGTGCTGAGTTATCGCGCCTGGTGTAACGGATAGCTCGTCTGCCGCAGCGGCAAAACTTCCAAGCCGAGCCGCCGCTTCAAATGCTCGTAAAGCATTGAGATGTGGGCCTTTCGGGCGACGAGGGGAAAGTGACATCCATTTAAGCCTTAGTTTTTCTGCGGCAAATAAATAGCAATACTGATTTGCTTCGGCCAGTGGAACTCTGGAATTTTGGAGAAAACGCAATCGCATCGGAGGAGCCCGGATGTCGCGGCACTTTGAAAACCCAGTCGGGATGACCGACCCCGTCGTCGCAGAAGCTCTTGCAAACGAGAAAAAGCGCCAGCAGGATCAAATTGAGCTGATCGCGTCCGAAAATATCGTCAGCCGTGCGGTGCTGGATGCTCTCGGGCATGAGATGACCAACAAGACGCTTGAAGGGTATCCGGGAAACCGGTTCCACGGCGGCGGTCAGTTTGTCGACGTCGTCGAGCAGGCGGCAATCGACCGCGCCAAGGAACTGTTCGGGTGCGACTATGCCAATGTTCAGCCCCATTCCGGCAGCCAGGCGAACCTTGCTGTTTTCTTTCTGCTGCTCAAGCCTGGTGACAGGGTCTTGTCGCTGGATCTGGCCGCCGGCGGTCATCTGAGTCACGGCCTGAAGGCCAACCTGTCGGGTCGCTGGTTCGAACCGCATCATTATGGTGTCGACGCCGAATCCGAGGTCATTGACTGCGATGCGCTGGAAAAACTGGCCGAGGAAATCCGGCCAAAGCTGCTGATCGCGGGTGGGTCTGCCTATCCACGGGAAATCGACTTCGAGCGTATGGGGCAAATCGCCAGGAAGGTCGGTGCGCATTTTCATGTGGACATGGCCCATATTGCCGGGCTGGTCGCTGCGGGCGTGCATCCTTCGCCTTTTCCGCATGCGGACATTGTGACGTGCACCACGACAAAAACACTGCGTGGTCCTCGTGGCGGGGTGATCCTCACCAACAACGAGGACTGGTTCAAGAGGCTGCAATCTGCGGTTTTCCCCGGCGTTCAGGGTTCGATCCACAGCCAGGTTCTGGCGGCCAAAGCAGTTTGCCTTGCCGAAGCGCTTACGGATGAATTCAAGGACTACGGAGCGCAGGTCAAAGCCAACGCCGCCAAACTCGCGGAAACCTTGCAGTCCCGGGGGTTGCGTATCGTGTCCGGTGGTACTGACACGCATCTGGTGCTCGTGGATCTCAGCCCCAAGGGTATCACAGGCAAACGTGCCGAGGTCGTTCTGGAGAAGGCCAACATCACGACCAACAAAAACGCGATCCCCAATGACAGCACGCGACCGCCAGAATGGGTTGGATTGCGCCTGGGCGTGAGCGCGGCCACGACCCGCGGAATGAAACAGGCCGCGTTCGACCAGTTGGCAAACGTGATTGCGGATCTGATCGAAGCTGAGGCCGCGGGTGATACCGGTGCGACAATTCTGCGCTGCAAAACCTCGGTCGCTGCGTTGTGCAAATCGTACCCCATCTATCCAGCGTAGTCACTGCTTGCCCGGTGGCAGGGCCCATCGACCGCTCTGGACCATTGGTGTGAGGGCGTCACCGCTGCGTCATGGCAACGCGTGCCTGATTGGGTGTTTGGGCTGTACCATGTTTGCAAATTTTGGCATATTCGTGCAGTCCAAACCAAAGGGCCGGCCAATGCTCGCACCCGAACGCCACGCCATCATACTGGAAGAAGTCTCGCGCCAGCCAGCGGTCTCGATCCGTTCGCTGACGGAACGGCTTGGTGTGTCACGGGAAACCGTGCGCAAGGATATTGAACAGCTGGCACTGGAGAACAAGCTTTATCAGGTGCGGGGCGGCGCGACCAGTATCCGCAGGCGGGAACCTCCGATGGCCGACCGGGCTCAAACCAACCCGAAAGGCAAGGAACGGATTGGAGCCTATGTGGCAAGCGTGATCCCGGACGGGGCCAGCGTGATAATCGACAGCGGGTCAACGACAGTGGCGGCGGCGCAGGCTCTGGCTACTGTGCGACAAAATCTTACCATATATACCAATGATTTGACGATTGCATCCGTGTTGGCTTCGGCGGTCGCCGAAGTCACGCTGCTGGGCGGGCGGCTGGATTTTTCAGAGAATGCCACATTGGGTTTGGACACGCTCGACCACCTGTCGCGATACAATGCGGACTATGCGTTGATCGGGGTCGGCGGTGTGAGCTCTCGGGCATTGTTTACGGATTTCTCGCTGGAAGGCGCCAACCTGCGTCATATGATGATGCAGCGGTCGCAGCGGCCGCTGATCCTGGCTGATAGCAGCAAGTTCGACATGGTTGGTCCGATCGTAATGAAACCTTTGCCGGTGAAAGCGACACTGGTGGTGGATGAGGAGTTGCCAAATAGCATTGCTGGCGCGCTGCAAAGCCAGCCCGTGGATATTGTGATCGCATGACGCAATAACAGGAAAAAAATTGCCAAAATTTGCAAAGTACAAATAGGGTGAAGGGAAATCCGAATCCCTGAGTACGGAGCGACCCGATGGCTGACACCAAACTTCCGCACTGCGCAGCATGTCATTGTCGGAGGCATCATCATTGGCTGCACGGTTGCGTATCATCTGACCGGAAAGTTGCATCGTGATGTGGTGCTTATTGCGCAGGGGTAACCAAGCCGTGGCACCACATGGCATACGGTTGGTCTGGATCGTCAGTTGTGCAACCAACCCGCGATGACCAACCTGATCCGCCCCTCGCCGGGGTTGCATTGCCCAGCGGGTTTGAGCCCAATAAAGCGTTGCCGTCGCGATACAGGTCAAGCTTTGGTCGAGCCGCTGTGTGTGCGCGCAAACAAGCGCTCTGAAAGCCGAATTGTGACGCAAGACAAATATTCAGCTCATATCGTCGGGCCACAATGACATTACAGGCAGTTCTCATCGTCTTGACCGCAGCCGTGTTGCACGCGCTCTGGAATGCGGTTGTCAAAGGCGCGCCCGACAAAGCGGTTGTTTTGGGGTTGGTGGCGCTTGGCCACGCCGTGCCTGCGCTGATTGCGTTGCCTTTTATCGGCTTGCCGGTTTGGGCGGCGTTCCCCTTCATCATCGGCTCGACCCTGATCCACTGGGGGTACTATTGGTTTCTCAACACCGCGTACAAACATGGAGATCTGTCGGTGGTGTACCCGATCTCACGCGGGATGACGCCAATCCTGGTCGCGGTGGGTGCCATTCTTTTCGCGGGTGAGTTTCTGCCGCCGATCGCGTGGGTCGGCATTGTCTGCATCTCGGCTGGGATTGGGTGCCTGTCCCTGATCGGGTTGGGCCGAAACACAAGCTGGGTCGCCGTGGCGGCGGCGTTTGGCACGGGTCTGATGATAGCGTCCTATTCGATTGTGGACGGCATTGGTATCCGGCTGTCCGGGAACATACTGGGATACATTGCGGCACTGTTCGTTGCCGAAATTTTTGTTGCCGGGTTTATCTTCGCGACCAGATGGCAGCGTTTCGTAGCGCTGCCCAGGCGTTATGCCTGGGCGGGTCTGACAGGCGGCGTCATCTCTGGCCTGGCGTATGGGCTGGTGCTGTATGCCAAGACGGTCGCGCCCTTGGGCGTGGTGTCCGCCCTCAGGGAAAGTTCGGTTATCTTTGCGTCGCTTATTGGTGTGATGTGGTTCGGCGAAGGGCCGAAATCCAACAGGCTTCTTGCAGCGACCATTGTCGCGATCGGGATCGGACTGCTTGCGATGACACGTTGAGCGTTTTTTGCGCCACCGCAGGGAAAGTCTGAAGAATTCAGCGCCTTTGACATGCTCTGATGATCTGTTGATCGTCATGGTCCCGTTCCGCGCGGATCATCTGGGGCGGGCGGATTTCATCTATAGGAAATGCTTATGACATCGAAGATATAATCGATTTTTATTGGCGTTTTTATCTGTCAAACTGCTGTCAAACAATCGGTGCACAATAATCGAGTTCGAACGCCGCGCAAGAATGGCGAAAATAACATTACTACCAACAGAGGATCACAATGAAACAGACGACATCATTTCTCGCAGCCCTGACCATAGGTGCGCTGACGGCAACGGCTGCGGCATCGGAAACGGAATTGACAGTTTATACCGCAGTCGAAGCGGAAGACTTGGCCCGGTATGCCGAGACGTTCAATCAAAGCCATCCTGACATCAAGATCAATTGGGTTCGCGACTCGACCGGGATCATTACGGCGAAATTGCTGGCAGAACGTGATAATCCGCAGGCCGACGTTGTTTGGGGCCTGGCCGCCACGTCGCTGCTGCTGTTGAAATCAGAAGGTATGCTGGAGCCATATGCGCCGGCCGGTGTGGAAAACCTGGACAAGAAATTTGTTGATGGCGACACCCCCCCTGCCTGGGTCGGCATGGACGCCTGGGTTGCTGCCGTCTGCTACAATACAGTCGAGGCAGAGAAAGCCGGGCTGACCCCGCCGACATCCTGGAAGGATCTCACCGACCCGATGTACAAAGATCAGGTGATCATGCCCAATCCGAATTCATCGGGCACCGGGTTCCTTGACGTGTCCAGCTGGTTGCAGATGTTCGGTGAAGAAGGTGGTTGGGAATACATGGATGCGCTGCACGAGAACATCGCGCGGTACACCCATTCAGGTTCAAAACCCTGCAAACTGGCCGCGGCAGGCGAAATCCCGATTGGCATCTCTTTCGCGTTCCGCGGAGCAAAATCCAAAGCCGACGGCGCGCCGCTTGAGATCATCGTGCCTTCTGAGGGCGTGGGATGGGACATGGAAGCCACCGCAATTGTCGCCGGTACCGCAAATCTGGAGGCTGCGCAGAAGCTGGTGGACTTCACCGTCACCAAAGAGGCCAACGAGATGTACAACACCGGCTATGCCGTCGTGGCCTATCCGGGCGTTGCGAAACCGGTTGAGCACTTCCCAGACGGTCTTCTGGATGCAATGATCGAAAATGATTTTGAGTTTGCCGCCAACAATCGCGCGGCAATCCTGAAGGAATGGCAGTCTCGCTATGACGGAAAGTCGGAAGCGAAGTAACCCCTTTGGCAGGAGAGGCTTTCGTGCCTCTCCTGCGCACCAGTCTCTTGTTCCCCGACAAACAACTTACTCACCCGGATTCAACCGGCCAGGATCGGCCGCGCCCGAGGTGCAGATGTGAGGACCTCTCCCGTGCTTCAGAAAACACCACCCGGTGAACTGTATCTCAGCATCCAGAATTTGTGGAAAGCGTTCGGAAGCTTTCTGGCGCTCAAGGACATCTCTTTGGAAATCAACGAGGGCGAGTTTGTTTGTTTCCTCGGCCCGTCCGGGTGCGGCAAGACCACTCTTTTGCGGGCAATCGCCGGATTGGATTTGCAGACCAAGGGTACGGTCATGCAGGATGGCAAGGACGTGTCCAATCTGCCCCCGTCCGAGCGTGATTTCGGGATCGTGTTTCAGTCCTACGCGTTGTTCCCAAATCTGACGATTGAAAAGAACATCGCTTTTGGCCTTGAAAACACCGGCCGCAGCAAATCGGATATCGCTGTTCGCGTAAACGAACTCTTGTCCCTGG contains:
- a CDS encoding putative 2-aminoethylphosphonate ABC transporter substrate-binding protein; protein product: MKQTTSFLAALTIGALTATAAASETELTVYTAVEAEDLARYAETFNQSHPDIKINWVRDSTGIITAKLLAERDNPQADVVWGLAATSLLLLKSEGMLEPYAPAGVENLDKKFVDGDTPPAWVGMDAWVAAVCYNTVEAEKAGLTPPTSWKDLTDPMYKDQVIMPNPNSSGTGFLDVSSWLQMFGEEGGWEYMDALHENIARYTHSGSKPCKLAAAGEIPIGISFAFRGAKSKADGAPLEIIVPSEGVGWDMEATAIVAGTANLEAAQKLVDFTVTKEANEMYNTGYAVVAYPGVAKPVEHFPDGLLDAMIENDFEFAANNRAAILKEWQSRYDGKSEAK
- a CDS encoding LysR family transcriptional regulator translates to MSLSPRRPKGPHLNALRAFEAAARLGSFAAAADELSVTPGAITQHVKALEAWAGTQLFVRNARGVEMTALAEELLPGFTQAFDQLGMAVQELRTKALPRKVKVAALPSIAQLWLAPRLGTLRQIAPDLSVSVVALETPPNLAREPFDMTLFFSGETIGINEIKIAEDVIFPVCAPSVADRLKSVSDLSQETLLHDGAWANDWDNWLNSQPDGARVPKTGTVHSLYSVALEEARHGGGVLMAHEVLVQKLLDNGDLVRPFSASLKLPRAMVAKFTPSFSRSPAFKEFRSFLLNAN
- a CDS encoding DeoR/GlpR family DNA-binding transcription regulator, which encodes MLAPERHAIILEEVSRQPAVSIRSLTERLGVSRETVRKDIEQLALENKLYQVRGGATSIRRREPPMADRAQTNPKGKERIGAYVASVIPDGASVIIDSGSTTVAAAQALATVRQNLTIYTNDLTIASVLASAVAEVTLLGGRLDFSENATLGLDTLDHLSRYNADYALIGVGGVSSRALFTDFSLEGANLRHMMMQRSQRPLILADSSKFDMVGPIVMKPLPVKATLVVDEELPNSIAGALQSQPVDIVIA
- the glyA gene encoding serine hydroxymethyltransferase, giving the protein MTDPVVAEALANEKKRQQDQIELIASENIVSRAVLDALGHEMTNKTLEGYPGNRFHGGGQFVDVVEQAAIDRAKELFGCDYANVQPHSGSQANLAVFFLLLKPGDRVLSLDLAAGGHLSHGLKANLSGRWFEPHHYGVDAESEVIDCDALEKLAEEIRPKLLIAGGSAYPREIDFERMGQIARKVGAHFHVDMAHIAGLVAAGVHPSPFPHADIVTCTTTKTLRGPRGGVILTNNEDWFKRLQSAVFPGVQGSIHSQVLAAKAVCLAEALTDEFKDYGAQVKANAAKLAETLQSRGLRIVSGGTDTHLVLVDLSPKGITGKRAEVVLEKANITTNKNAIPNDSTRPPEWVGLRLGVSAATTRGMKQAAFDQLANVIADLIEAEAAGDTGATILRCKTSVAALCKSYPIYPA
- a CDS encoding EamA family transporter, which gives rise to MTLQAVLIVLTAAVLHALWNAVVKGAPDKAVVLGLVALGHAVPALIALPFIGLPVWAAFPFIIGSTLIHWGYYWFLNTAYKHGDLSVVYPISRGMTPILVAVGAILFAGEFLPPIAWVGIVCISAGIGCLSLIGLGRNTSWVAVAAAFGTGLMIASYSIVDGIGIRLSGNILGYIAALFVAEIFVAGFIFATRWQRFVALPRRYAWAGLTGGVISGLAYGLVLYAKTVAPLGVVSALRESSVIFASLIGVMWFGEGPKSNRLLAATIVAIGIGLLAMTR